A window from Puniceicoccus vermicola encodes these proteins:
- a CDS encoding SulP family inorganic anion transporter has translation MLNFFRKHSGNLKDDVLSGLTVALALVPEAIAFAFVAGVSPIVGLYTAFFIGLITSIFGGRPGMISGATGAIAVVVVGLVAIHGVEYLFPTVILCGLIQMAAGVGKLGQLIRMVPHPVMLGFVNGLAIVIFMAQFGSFKTINDAGSLIFMEGPALYLMLGLAGLTMLIIWLLPKITRAVPASLAAILVVTGLSIGINQFAPESWAAENQDAPLLTVGDMLETNTVAKATADAWADMGADADPAMVDEVVAAATAEGTGIQAGLPKLFFLDDQYEVFPPFTWATLWIILPFALTMAGVGLIESLMTLSLIDEITETRGRGNRECVGQGLANVVCGLFGGMGGCAMIGQSLINVNSGGRGRASGITAAVCLLLFVLVLAPWIEMIPMAALVGVMFMVVIGTFEWASLKMFKKVPAGDLLVMVVVAAYTVLMHDLATAVIIGVIISALKFAWQHATHLGAEEMINEQGGKIYQLHGPLFFASVSSFKDLFNPREDPEDVVIDFYFTRVYDQSGLEAINSLAEKYTNLGKRLHLTHLSPECRELLSKAGDLVEVNLSEDPQYHVATDRLG, from the coding sequence ATGCTAAATTTCTTTCGAAAACATTCTGGAAACCTCAAAGACGACGTTTTGTCAGGGCTCACCGTGGCCTTGGCGCTCGTCCCGGAGGCGATTGCGTTTGCCTTTGTGGCCGGGGTTTCACCCATTGTGGGCCTCTACACTGCTTTCTTTATCGGACTGATTACCTCAATTTTTGGCGGCCGCCCCGGGATGATTTCGGGTGCGACCGGAGCGATCGCTGTGGTCGTCGTTGGGTTGGTGGCCATTCACGGGGTGGAGTATCTGTTCCCGACGGTGATCCTCTGCGGTTTGATTCAAATGGCTGCGGGCGTCGGCAAATTGGGGCAATTGATCCGGATGGTCCCGCATCCGGTGATGCTCGGGTTCGTCAATGGTCTGGCGATTGTTATCTTCATGGCCCAATTCGGGAGCTTTAAGACCATCAATGATGCCGGGAGTTTGATCTTCATGGAGGGTCCGGCGCTTTATCTGATGCTGGGGTTGGCGGGCCTGACCATGCTCATCATTTGGCTGCTGCCGAAGATCACCCGGGCAGTGCCAGCCTCGCTGGCCGCGATTTTGGTGGTTACGGGTCTTTCGATCGGGATCAACCAGTTCGCACCAGAAAGCTGGGCAGCGGAAAATCAGGACGCTCCTTTGCTGACCGTGGGGGATATGTTGGAAACCAACACCGTGGCAAAAGCCACAGCAGACGCTTGGGCAGATATGGGCGCCGATGCCGATCCCGCGATGGTGGATGAAGTTGTCGCCGCTGCTACGGCTGAAGGGACCGGGATTCAGGCGGGATTGCCGAAGCTCTTTTTTCTCGATGACCAATATGAGGTTTTCCCGCCATTTACCTGGGCGACTCTCTGGATCATTCTCCCGTTTGCCCTGACAATGGCCGGGGTCGGACTCATCGAGTCGCTCATGACCTTGAGCTTGATCGACGAAATTACTGAAACCCGTGGCCGCGGAAATCGGGAATGTGTGGGGCAGGGATTGGCTAATGTGGTCTGCGGTCTTTTCGGCGGTATGGGAGGTTGTGCCATGATCGGACAGTCCCTGATCAACGTGAATTCCGGTGGACGCGGGCGCGCAAGTGGAATCACTGCGGCGGTCTGTCTGCTGCTCTTCGTTCTGGTCCTGGCACCTTGGATTGAGATGATTCCCATGGCCGCGCTCGTCGGGGTCATGTTCATGGTGGTGATCGGAACCTTCGAGTGGGCCAGTTTGAAGATGTTCAAAAAGGTCCCAGCCGGGGATTTGCTCGTTATGGTTGTTGTCGCGGCATACACCGTTCTCATGCACGATTTGGCGACGGCCGTCATCATCGGGGTCATTATCTCGGCTCTGAAATTTGCTTGGCAGCACGCCACCCACTTGGGAGCGGAAGAAATGATCAACGAGCAAGGGGGGAAGATCTACCAGTTACACGGACCGCTCTTTTTTGCCTCCGTGTCTTCCTTTAAAGACCTCTTCAATCCTCGCGAGGATCCGGAGGATGTGGTCATCGATTTTTATTTTACCCGAGTCTATGATCAATCGGGTTTGGAGGCCATCAATTCTCTGGCGGAGAAATATACGAACCTCGGAAAACGCCTCCACCTTACCCACCTGTCGCCGGAATGTCGCGAGCTCTTGAGCAAGGCGGGGGATCTGGTCGAAGTGAATCTCTCCGAGGATCCGCAGTATCACGTCGCCACCGACCGATTGGGGTAA
- a CDS encoding sialate O-acetylesterase — translation MNQKKLLSLFGFIFIAVVSSALGEDTVADGIISRDGWSFDRHGLEGRPEEIDALLAEKGKRFKASGWVEYDIEVPGTGWYALWLAGSPPEWPRDLYIDGETVIRLGVSYGSDVNETPPGHPTWYKEANLFLEKGSHALRIQRLGFPGMLPTALELRPVSGEASGSIRALVGADRLVEAGESTTLELIGGTTRPLDYEFYVQNEVTGELSPVGNLLFPKADTPIHKEVAFTLPEPGLYSIVVRAEGEVLRPSDVKGGYFVAAEKSGHGIVQDGFRLAGVFRDGMVIQQGKPLPVWGVAPAGEKVQISLGGQSAETVADDDGLWEVILEPMSVGGPPMQLVATAGDEKRTYDDVLVGEVWVASGQSNMGGRMDISPNFDEWLARGDYPDVRVTSLKQCETDDGDPLIEGYRWSDADFQGDEKAIKQWKPIQYAFATDLHRALDVPVGIVMVNRGGTVISTWTSMDLHENHEAFRPMLEGLHANQRERVPELTHVQDYIGDIRKWQKRSEKAKAQGKIAPKMPEPQLEISRKNDPGYLFEALIEPLARFPVRGIIWYQGESDSSMAEAYRDRFPAMIRNWRELWGEPDLPFYFVQIAYGQGERFEGTPGDYRHGEIKEAQAMALTVPHTGMAVTDDLMQPGDDVHYPNKLPVGHRLALIALANTYGMDLEYSGPVYREHQVEGDRIRLFFDHAEGLEVAGGESLRNFWIAGEDREWFWAEARIDGESVLVSSPEVTDPVAVRYSWGDQPMGTNLVNAAGLPAPVFRTDDWPMETEGVYWIKKD, via the coding sequence ATGAATCAAAAAAAACTCCTCTCCCTATTCGGCTTCATCTTCATCGCTGTCGTATCATCGGCTCTGGGCGAAGATACGGTTGCAGACGGTATCATCTCCCGTGACGGATGGTCTTTCGACCGCCATGGCCTGGAAGGGCGACCGGAGGAGATCGATGCGCTTCTCGCGGAAAAGGGGAAACGGTTCAAGGCCAGTGGTTGGGTCGAGTATGACATCGAGGTCCCTGGGACCGGTTGGTATGCCCTTTGGCTTGCCGGGAGCCCTCCGGAGTGGCCCCGTGATCTATACATTGATGGAGAAACCGTCATTCGTCTCGGGGTTTCTTATGGGAGCGACGTGAATGAAACTCCTCCCGGCCATCCGACTTGGTATAAAGAGGCTAACCTATTTCTGGAAAAGGGCAGTCATGCGCTTCGCATTCAGCGTTTAGGTTTCCCCGGAATGTTGCCGACGGCTTTGGAGCTCCGTCCGGTTTCGGGAGAAGCTTCCGGAAGTATTCGTGCTTTGGTGGGTGCAGACCGTCTGGTCGAGGCAGGAGAATCGACAACTCTCGAGCTGATCGGAGGAACCACACGGCCCTTGGATTATGAGTTTTACGTGCAGAACGAAGTTACCGGTGAACTGTCGCCGGTCGGGAATCTGTTGTTCCCGAAGGCGGATACACCGATTCATAAAGAGGTCGCTTTTACCCTTCCGGAGCCGGGGCTCTATTCGATCGTTGTCCGTGCCGAAGGTGAGGTACTGCGTCCATCGGATGTGAAAGGCGGATACTTCGTCGCGGCGGAGAAAAGCGGGCATGGAATCGTTCAAGACGGATTCCGTCTGGCGGGGGTCTTTCGCGATGGAATGGTGATCCAGCAGGGAAAGCCATTGCCGGTATGGGGAGTCGCTCCGGCCGGTGAAAAGGTGCAGATCTCTCTGGGCGGACAAAGTGCCGAAACGGTGGCCGACGACGATGGACTGTGGGAGGTGATTTTGGAGCCCATGAGTGTCGGAGGCCCACCCATGCAGTTGGTTGCTACTGCCGGTGACGAGAAACGTACCTATGACGATGTACTGGTCGGTGAAGTTTGGGTGGCTTCGGGGCAGTCGAACATGGGAGGACGTATGGACATCAGCCCGAACTTCGACGAATGGTTGGCTCGTGGGGACTATCCGGATGTCCGCGTGACTTCCTTGAAGCAATGTGAAACGGATGACGGAGATCCTCTGATCGAAGGATATCGTTGGTCGGATGCAGACTTTCAGGGCGATGAAAAGGCAATCAAGCAGTGGAAGCCGATTCAGTATGCTTTCGCCACCGATCTGCATCGCGCACTCGATGTTCCCGTGGGCATCGTCATGGTCAATCGCGGGGGAACGGTGATTTCGACTTGGACCAGTATGGACTTGCATGAAAACCATGAAGCTTTTCGTCCTATGTTGGAGGGGCTTCATGCAAACCAGCGCGAACGAGTGCCGGAGCTGACCCATGTTCAGGACTATATCGGTGACATTCGAAAGTGGCAGAAACGGTCCGAGAAGGCGAAGGCTCAAGGGAAAATAGCCCCGAAGATGCCCGAGCCTCAGTTGGAGATCTCTCGGAAGAACGATCCCGGCTACTTGTTTGAGGCGTTGATCGAGCCATTGGCCCGTTTTCCGGTCCGAGGGATTATCTGGTATCAAGGAGAGAGCGACAGCAGTATGGCCGAGGCTTACCGGGATCGATTTCCGGCGATGATCCGAAATTGGCGTGAACTTTGGGGTGAGCCCGATCTTCCATTCTATTTTGTGCAGATCGCCTATGGGCAAGGAGAGCGTTTTGAGGGAACTCCCGGAGATTACAGGCATGGGGAGATCAAGGAAGCGCAGGCGATGGCTCTCACCGTTCCCCATACCGGGATGGCTGTCACCGATGACTTGATGCAGCCCGGCGACGACGTGCACTATCCGAATAAGTTGCCGGTAGGGCATCGCTTGGCTCTCATTGCGCTGGCGAATACTTATGGAATGGATCTGGAATACTCCGGTCCCGTTTACCGGGAACATCAGGTGGAGGGGGATCGGATTCGGCTCTTCTTCGATCATGCCGAAGGTCTTGAGGTTGCGGGTGGAGAGTCTCTGCGAAACTTCTGGATCGCCGGAGAAGATCGCGAATGGTTTTGGGCGGAAGCCCGAATTGACGGGGAAAGCGTCCTCGTGAGCAGCCCGGAGGTAACGGATCCGGTAGCGGTTCGATACTCTTGGGGAGATCAGCCCATGGGAACCAATCTGGTTAATGCGGCAGGATTGCCGGCGCCGGTCTTTCGAACCGACGATTGGCCGATGGAAACCGAGGGTGTCTACTGGATTAAGAAGGATTAG
- a CDS encoding PEP-CTERM sorting domain-containing protein, with the protein MNKSICFLISTAFAFSTASAQLMLDFGPTIPIGTDLYNSPAHASGAISVSDTTWNILGKADVSSGLLFADGTAATGVSVNLGTETFAGSDVISFTTNPGKSSALGTGFNGIDGGAGWFSEGIFADQSVGTDGIWGPDNAANGLRIDGLVAGAYEIFFVGSNTNSNVGGAIMNLYSGVGASSNSFDFSSLMATSSTITNNTFWSEGENYARATITLSEGQSLFLANDTTGLDNDRGFINSVQINAIPEPSSFGLLAGILGAICLVRRRRA; encoded by the coding sequence ATGAATAAGAGTATTTGCTTTCTCATTTCGACTGCGTTTGCGTTTTCAACCGCTTCCGCCCAACTTATGTTGGATTTTGGTCCAACAATTCCGATAGGTACGGATCTGTACAACAGCCCAGCTCATGCTAGTGGTGCGATTTCGGTTTCCGATACCACTTGGAATATCTTGGGGAAAGCTGATGTTTCCTCCGGACTTTTATTTGCGGACGGCACCGCAGCAACAGGTGTATCCGTCAACCTTGGAACCGAGACGTTCGCTGGCAGTGATGTGATTAGTTTTACGACAAATCCGGGAAAATCCTCTGCACTGGGAACCGGATTCAATGGTATTGACGGTGGAGCTGGTTGGTTCAGTGAAGGCATATTTGCGGATCAATCGGTCGGCACAGACGGCATCTGGGGTCCCGATAATGCTGCCAATGGCCTGCGAATCGATGGACTTGTTGCAGGCGCTTACGAAATCTTTTTTGTAGGATCCAACACCAATAGCAACGTCGGCGGAGCGATTATGAACCTTTACAGCGGAGTAGGTGCAAGCAGCAATTCCTTCGACTTTAGTAGTTTAATGGCAACTTCCTCTACTATCACAAATAACACCTTCTGGAGTGAGGGCGAAAACTACGCCAGGGCCACGATCACTCTTTCTGAAGGGCAATCTCTGTTTCTCGCCAACGATACGACCGGATTGGATAATGATCGTGGTTTTATAAATTCGGTGCAAATCAATGCTATTCCCGAACCCTCCTCCTTCGGGCTGCTCGCCGGAATATTGGGAGCGATTTGCCTAGTGCGGCGTCGTCGCGCCTAA
- a CDS encoding AraC family transcriptional regulator, with protein MPASTNFSLERTIDHSRCRAKLIWANERVVEAFFRDHRTRARLHTVCWFLDRGTVRVDEADQSYVAKRGDWLFLAANESTQHFSPQARIISLRFDLCWLDGTELFRRQRTRILRHKDYPELEHSARELIRRLDPWRATHSLLVGRNQIPISENFAIDAAFNQWLSSYTFSMIREGAQILYTEQYDDRVLTALRAIEDHPMSESFSVSQLAAHCALSVNQLGRLLKNETGMSPFDCFERRRLNLARHALEDTEMPIKEIGYNLGFKSPSHFSNWFIRHERKSPRSYRNRTS; from the coding sequence ATGCCGGCCTCGACTAACTTCTCTCTCGAACGGACAATCGACCATTCCCGCTGCCGGGCGAAGTTGATTTGGGCGAATGAACGAGTGGTCGAAGCATTTTTCCGAGATCATCGGACTCGCGCTCGCCTTCACACGGTCTGCTGGTTTTTGGATAGAGGCACAGTCCGGGTGGATGAAGCGGATCAAAGCTACGTAGCAAAACGGGGTGATTGGCTTTTTTTGGCGGCCAATGAGAGCACTCAACACTTTTCCCCTCAGGCGCGAATCATATCCTTGCGCTTCGATCTTTGCTGGCTGGACGGTACAGAGTTGTTTCGTCGTCAACGCACCCGGATCCTCCGCCACAAGGATTATCCCGAGCTGGAGCACAGTGCACGTGAACTCATCCGCCGCCTCGACCCCTGGCGTGCCACCCATTCGCTCCTTGTCGGACGCAACCAGATCCCCATTTCCGAGAACTTTGCCATCGATGCCGCTTTCAACCAATGGCTGAGCAGCTACACTTTTTCTATGATCCGTGAAGGGGCTCAAATACTTTACACAGAACAATACGATGATCGTGTTCTGACCGCCTTGCGCGCCATCGAAGATCACCCAATGAGCGAATCCTTCTCCGTGAGCCAGCTTGCTGCGCATTGTGCTCTCAGCGTCAATCAACTCGGGCGTCTCTTAAAAAATGAAACCGGCATGTCTCCCTTTGACTGCTTCGAAAGACGTCGGCTCAACCTTGCGCGACACGCCTTGGAAGACACCGAGATGCCTATTAAGGAAATCGGCTACAATCTCGGTTTCAAAAGTCCCTCCCACTTCAGTAATTGGTTCATCCGGCACGAACGAAAATCTCCCCGCAGCTATCGCAACCGGACTTCCTGA
- a CDS encoding LacI family DNA-binding transcriptional regulator, which translates to MSSPINIRDVAERAGVAVSTVSMALRNHPRISAKTRERVQQVARELGYRPNPLIAALMSNLRPSRPENTSPVIAILHAHPKPAERRRSPYYREIVQGASDQAEKLGYRIEEFWADSEDMTDARISDILRARGITGALIAPSHRTDRRWQLDWQHLSAATIGYTMESPQLHRACSHHFQGMCELFDRSLAQGYRKLGLVINREMDRRTHRQFRAAFLLEQENLLKKNRIPVLLQDKPGAYSFRRWMKRHRPDIVFGGGIEVLTWMKENDQPAPGDCGFALLDWNQNYETCTGINQQMRQISAAAIDMIIEMLQRNERGIPAQPRTLMIESRWNAGFTTRKIQIAPQ; encoded by the coding sequence ATGTCCTCTCCGATCAACATTCGTGACGTCGCCGAGCGGGCGGGCGTCGCGGTGTCCACCGTGTCGATGGCCTTGCGCAATCACCCCCGGATCTCTGCGAAAACCCGCGAACGGGTTCAGCAAGTTGCCCGGGAGTTGGGCTATCGCCCCAATCCTCTGATCGCGGCCTTGATGTCCAACCTGCGTCCATCCCGCCCCGAGAACACCTCGCCCGTCATCGCCATTCTCCACGCTCACCCGAAACCCGCCGAACGACGACGCAGCCCCTACTACCGCGAAATCGTTCAGGGAGCGTCCGATCAAGCGGAGAAACTGGGTTATCGCATCGAAGAGTTCTGGGCCGATAGCGAGGACATGACCGACGCCCGAATCAGCGACATTCTTCGGGCCCGGGGCATCACCGGTGCCTTGATCGCTCCGTCCCATCGAACTGATCGACGCTGGCAACTGGATTGGCAGCATCTCTCCGCGGCGACGATTGGATACACGATGGAATCACCTCAACTGCATCGCGCCTGCTCCCATCACTTTCAAGGCATGTGTGAACTTTTCGACCGAAGTCTCGCCCAGGGATACCGCAAACTCGGCTTGGTCATCAATCGGGAGATGGACCGGCGAACTCACCGTCAGTTCCGAGCTGCCTTTCTTCTGGAACAGGAGAACCTGCTGAAAAAGAACCGCATCCCCGTTCTCCTCCAAGACAAACCGGGTGCCTATTCCTTCCGTCGATGGATGAAACGACATCGGCCCGACATCGTATTCGGCGGCGGAATCGAGGTACTGACCTGGATGAAGGAAAATGATCAGCCCGCGCCCGGGGACTGCGGCTTCGCCCTACTCGACTGGAATCAAAATTATGAAACCTGCACGGGGATCAACCAGCAGATGCGGCAAATCAGCGCGGCCGCCATCGACATGATCATCGAAATGCTCCAGCGCAATGAACGTGGAATCCCCGCTCAACCAAGAACGCTGATGATCGAAAGTCGATGGAATGCCGGATTCACCACCCGGAAAATCCAGATAGCTCCGCAATAA
- a CDS encoding acetylxylan esterase gives MNLNLARPWSIKGSPPQNPNLSFFCAESPNFIFEQNPRKVRIYCQVNVKAISMSWSLHLNQIRKEFRTGKAEPLPANLFLIDIDTRDLPPGFYDLRIAVDTGLKEPEEGVCTFGIDPTEMPMSKTRPDDFSRFWETALDQSAEIPLDPRIEDTPRVFTAEQIDAYNRESANLPARYDPGGIVYDKVESYKISFKGPEGKRVYGWLAKPVGDGPFPAMLVLPGAGFAARPRPLEHARHGYVALDIQIHGQDVDLENYEKLAGYYKRDQVYDPVEANYFHNVYLRAQRAVDLLASRPDVLPGKLAAVGGSQGGRLSVIVAALDPRVTAIVSCIANSGNEPHLRWEEDLNEAKTTPIPGTDPIEMFTPPSGLETARGQCVAYYDPMNFAPDVECPVLMNAGLIDPISPAYSVWGIYNRLGTDDKEIVPLAGLGHDWSAEFDRLAWRWLDEQFQLRH, from the coding sequence ATGAATCTCAACCTCGCACGTCCCTGGAGCATCAAAGGCTCTCCCCCGCAAAACCCGAACCTCAGCTTTTTCTGTGCGGAATCGCCGAACTTTATCTTCGAACAGAATCCTCGGAAAGTGCGAATCTACTGTCAGGTGAATGTCAAAGCGATCTCGATGAGCTGGTCTCTCCACCTCAATCAGATCCGGAAAGAGTTCCGGACGGGCAAGGCCGAACCACTACCCGCCAATCTTTTTCTAATCGACATCGACACCCGCGATCTCCCTCCGGGTTTTTACGACCTCCGCATTGCGGTGGATACCGGGTTGAAGGAACCCGAAGAGGGAGTTTGCACATTCGGCATCGATCCGACCGAAATGCCGATGTCCAAGACTCGGCCCGACGATTTTTCCCGGTTCTGGGAAACGGCTCTCGACCAATCTGCGGAGATTCCCTTGGACCCTAGAATCGAAGACACTCCCCGAGTTTTCACTGCCGAGCAGATCGACGCCTACAACCGCGAATCCGCTAACCTTCCCGCTCGCTACGACCCGGGAGGAATTGTCTACGACAAAGTCGAATCCTACAAAATCAGTTTCAAGGGTCCCGAGGGAAAACGCGTGTACGGCTGGCTCGCCAAACCAGTCGGCGACGGTCCGTTTCCTGCCATGCTGGTCCTCCCCGGAGCCGGATTCGCCGCGCGCCCCCGCCCCCTTGAGCATGCCCGCCACGGCTACGTCGCTCTCGATATTCAAATTCATGGTCAAGACGTCGATCTGGAAAACTACGAAAAACTGGCTGGATACTATAAACGCGATCAGGTCTACGATCCGGTCGAAGCCAACTACTTTCACAACGTCTACCTCCGAGCCCAACGGGCGGTCGATCTCCTGGCCTCCCGACCCGACGTTCTTCCCGGAAAGCTCGCTGCAGTCGGGGGTAGCCAAGGCGGGCGGCTTTCCGTGATCGTCGCCGCATTGGATCCACGCGTAACCGCAATCGTCTCCTGTATCGCCAACTCCGGCAACGAACCCCATCTCCGGTGGGAAGAGGACTTGAATGAGGCGAAAACCACCCCGATTCCCGGGACGGACCCGATCGAAATGTTCACACCGCCTTCCGGGCTGGAAACGGCCCGAGGGCAATGCGTTGCCTACTACGATCCCATGAACTTCGCGCCCGACGTCGAATGTCCCGTCTTGATGAACGCAGGCTTAATCGATCCGATTTCTCCGGCCTACAGCGTCTGGGGAATCTACAATCGCCTTGGAACCGACGACAAGGAGATCGTTCCCCTAGCCGGCCTCGGCCATGACTGGTCCGCCGAATTCGACCGGCTCGCATGGCGCTGGCTCGACGAACAGTTCCAGCTCCGGCATTGA
- a CDS encoding PEP-CTERM sorting domain-containing protein (PEP-CTERM proteins occur, often in large numbers, in the proteomes of bacteria that also encode an exosortase, a predicted intramembrane cysteine proteinase. The presence of a PEP-CTERM domain at a protein's C-terminus predicts cleavage within the sorting domain, followed by covalent anchoring to some some component of the (usually Gram-negative) cell surface. Many PEP-CTERM proteins exhibit an unusual sequence composition that includes large numbers of potential glycosylation sites. Expression of one such protein has been shown restore the ability of a bacterium to form floc, a type of biofilm.), with protein sequence MECRIHHPENPDSSAITIENFSFSAVPEPSYGLMSLLIAGFIVLVRRPRS encoded by the coding sequence ATGGAATGCCGGATTCACCACCCGGAAAATCCAGATAGCTCCGCAATAACGATCGAGAACTTTTCCTTCTCCGCCGTTCCCGAACCGTCCTACGGTCTGATGAGTCTCCTCATCGCGGGATTCATCGTGCTCGTCCGACGCCCTCGGAGCTGA
- a CDS encoding sulfatase family protein, which translates to MSKYNVLMVLADQHHAGLMGCAGHPQVITPNIDAFAESGIRFDQAYAQNPICTPSRVSILSGQYCHNHGYYGLSGRAPRLDNLFRHFKRNGYRTAGYGKLHLPESPESWIADDVDEFGDTYETCDGERGTTEYFRYLEERGLREWEDSYHNPWNYGKNTISLDAQPTRMPYEHTHEMWSTRKAMDFIEADPNRPFCIQISMQKPHHPLLPVQKFWDLYPDDLNLPSTIGNDASHRPPHFQEAVRQFRSLQWDYAREGESFEDGARRAWKGTLACVTQVDDVFGKLLRFLEEKGLSENTIVIYGSDHGCYHGMHGISEKAPGICSDNVCRVPMIWRVPGVTPKGMVCDQLVENIDMTPTLAELCGLPSFDSADGLDMTELLRGHDQPLRDVAVTENVWSKSMRWGKWRFVHYQPEHFDGADVGELYDLEADPEETINLYSDPKHADQVVTCRRLLLEWMIRTLRSSTGQETVKNENLPNYTKGMHFTYPICEDGRLPTPLQPRNKRYNTMYL; encoded by the coding sequence ATGTCAAAATACAACGTCTTGATGGTCCTTGCCGACCAACACCACGCGGGATTGATGGGCTGTGCCGGCCACCCGCAAGTGATTACCCCGAACATCGATGCCTTTGCCGAGTCGGGCATCCGGTTTGATCAGGCCTATGCGCAGAACCCGATCTGCACACCGAGCCGGGTCAGTATCCTGAGTGGTCAGTATTGCCATAACCACGGCTACTACGGTTTGTCCGGGCGCGCCCCCCGCCTGGACAATCTCTTCCGCCACTTCAAGCGGAATGGGTATCGGACGGCGGGATACGGAAAGTTGCATTTGCCGGAGTCGCCGGAGAGTTGGATTGCCGACGATGTCGATGAGTTTGGCGACACCTATGAAACCTGTGACGGGGAGCGGGGCACGACCGAGTATTTTCGGTATTTGGAGGAGCGGGGACTCCGGGAGTGGGAAGACAGTTATCACAATCCCTGGAATTATGGGAAGAATACCATCTCCCTCGATGCCCAGCCGACGCGTATGCCCTATGAGCATACTCACGAAATGTGGTCGACGCGCAAGGCAATGGATTTTATTGAGGCCGATCCGAATCGACCGTTTTGCATTCAGATTTCGATGCAAAAGCCGCATCATCCCTTGTTGCCGGTGCAGAAGTTCTGGGACCTGTATCCGGACGATCTCAATCTACCTTCTACTATTGGAAATGATGCCTCTCACCGGCCGCCGCACTTTCAGGAGGCCGTGCGTCAGTTCCGGTCTTTGCAATGGGATTATGCCCGTGAGGGCGAATCCTTTGAGGACGGTGCGCGGCGGGCCTGGAAGGGGACGCTGGCTTGCGTGACGCAGGTGGATGATGTTTTTGGGAAGCTGCTGCGTTTTCTCGAGGAAAAGGGTCTGTCCGAAAATACGATCGTGATCTATGGCAGCGATCACGGCTGTTACCATGGAATGCACGGGATTTCGGAAAAGGCTCCCGGGATCTGCTCGGACAATGTTTGTCGCGTTCCGATGATCTGGCGAGTCCCCGGTGTTACCCCGAAGGGAATGGTCTGCGATCAATTGGTTGAAAACATCGACATGACCCCAACCCTGGCGGAGTTGTGCGGATTGCCGTCGTTCGATTCTGCGGACGGTCTGGACATGACCGAGCTTCTGCGTGGCCACGACCAACCGCTACGCGATGTAGCGGTGACGGAGAATGTCTGGAGTAAGTCGATGCGGTGGGGGAAGTGGCGATTCGTTCACTACCAGCCCGAGCACTTCGACGGTGCGGATGTGGGCGAGCTTTACGATCTTGAAGCCGATCCGGAAGAAACCATTAATCTCTACAGCGATCCCAAGCATGCTGACCAAGTCGTCACCTGTCGGCGTCTGCTGCTGGAATGGATGATCCGCACCCTGCGTTCGAGCACCGGGCAGGAGACGGTGAAAAACGAGAACCTGCCAAACTATACGAAAGGGATGCATTTTACCTATCCGATTTGCGAGGACGGGCGTCTGCCAACTCCGCTTCAACCTCGTAATAAACGGTACAATACGATGTATTTGTAG